GGAGGCACGTGTGCAACTGGAGGCGCTTGCCCGTGGTGACACAGGCTTGACCGAAGCCGATCCGGTGCGCCAGGCGCACCTCGAATACATCGCGGAGCGGCTGCGTCTGTTGTATGTCGGCATCACGCGGGCGCGAACGGATTTGCTCATCAGCTACAGCCGCCGGCGGCTGGGGCGGGATAATAGCGTTGCACTGGCCGCGCGCGAGGTGTTGCGCGATGTCGCGTGACCCCCTATGCATAGGGCATCATCGTGCGGATCAATCGGCAACTTCCGACTAATCATCGGGACGGCGGATCGGTCGAGACTTCACACAACCTGCAATTGGCAAGCGGTAACGTGTAATCGGTAATTCATCATCAGCTACTAGAGACTAGCAACCAGCAACACCATGAAAGGCCTCATCCTCAGTGGTGGCAAAGGCACGCGCCTGCGCCCACTCACCTTCACCAGCGCCAAGCAACTCATCCCACTCGCCAACAAGCCCGTGCTCTTTCGGGTGATCCAGGCCATTCGCGACGCCGGCATCGAAGACATCGGCATCGTGATTGCGCCGGAGACCGGCGCCGAGATCAGGAGCGTCGTCGGCGATGGTTCGCGCTGGAATGCGCGCATCACCTACATCCTCCAGGACGAGCCGCGTGGCTTGGCCCACGCTGTGAAGATCAGCCGAGATTTCATCGGTGATTCGCGGTTTGTCATGTTCCTCGGCGACAACTGCATCCAGGGCGGCATCCATCGTTTGATCGAGCAATACGCAGCCTCGGACTACAACAGTCAGATTGTGCTGACGCGCGTGGCCGATCCGCGGCAGTATGGCGTGGCCGTGCTGCGGACCGACGGCAGCATCGAGCGCCTGATCGAAAAGCCCAAAGACCCGCCCAGCAATCTGGCGCTCGTCGGCGTCTATATGTTCGACAAGCACGTCTTCGAGGCGGTGGAGGCGATCAAGCCGTCGTGGCGCAACGAGCTGGAAATCACCGATGCGATTCAGTGGCTCGTGACACATGGCTACCGGGTGTACCCCTACGTGCATACCGGCTGGTGGGTAGATACCGGCAAGCGCGAAGACATGCTCGAAGCCAACGCGCTGGTGCTAGAGGAGCTGACGCCGCGCTGCGAGGGCGAAGTGGATGAGCTTTCGATCGTGGACTCGCGCGTGACCCTGGAGAAGGGCGCGCGCATCGTCAACAGCGTTGTCCGCGGGCCCACCATCATCGGCGAGAACACGCACATCACGAACAGCTACATCGGCCCGTTCACCAGCATTGATCGCGACTGCATGATCGAGAACGCGGAGATCGAGCGCAGCATCGTGCTGGAGGGATGCCGTATCGAGCACGTTCCGGCGCGCATCCACGATAGCCTGATCGGCCGGCGCTCGGTGATCACACACGCGTCGGCCAAGCCCAACGGCTATCGCCTGTTGCTGGGAGACTACAGCCAGGCGGGTTTGTTGTGACGGGCGCGCGGGGCATGAAGCCTGCGCCTACCGTCGCGGAGTGCATGGCCTCGCCTCTACAATAGGCCGCATGCGTTCATTCGACGAAACGATGGCGTGTGTGGACCAACTTGCCGAGGCCTTCGCCGTGCGTGCCGATCGGCATGATCGCGAGGGTTCGTTCGCCTTCGAGAACGTGGCCGACATGCGCGCTGCAGGACTGCCGCGCTTGCCCGTGCCGGTTGCATTGGGCGGCGATGGCTTCAATCTCTTCCAGTGCGTCTGCGTGTTGCAGCACCTCGCCCGCGCCGATGCCAGCACCGCGCTCGGCCTGGCCATGCACTTCCACGTGGTCGGTTCTTTGGCGGAGCACTGCACTTGGCCTGAAACAGCCTATGCGCGGTTGTGCGAGGAAATCGTGCGCGACGGCGCGTTGGTCAACAGCGCGGCCAGTGAGCCGGAGATGGGCAGCCCATCGCGCGGTGGTCTGCCTGCCACCACCGCGACGCGCGTCGCCGGCGGCTTTCGGCTGAACGGGCGCAAGAGTTGGGTGACCTACGCGCCGGCCCTGCGCTACTTCCTCGTCACGGCGACGCTCGACGACGGGATCGGCGTGTTCGCCGTGGCCAACGATTCACCCGGCCTGACGCTCGTGGACAATTGGGGATCCAGTCTCAGCCTGCGCGCGAGCGGTTCGTTCGACGTCTTGCTAGAAGATGTGTTCGTGCCGGAGTGCTGGCATGTGGAACAACGCGCGCCCGGCCAGGCGCGGCGCGGCGGCCTACCTGCCGGTTGGGCCACCTGCGCGTTTGCGGCAGTGTATCTTGGGGTGGGGGAGGGCGCGCTGCACGCGCTCGCGTGCTATGCCCGGCAGCGCACGCCGACGGCGCTAGGCAAGCCGATTGCAGAGTTGCCGCACATCCAGCGTGGCATCGGCCAAATGGACGTTGCGCTACGTGCCGCGCGCGCGGTGCTGTATGCCGCTACTCGAACATGGTCGGAGCAGCCGACGTTGCGCGCGAAGATGGAAGCGGAACTGGCAGCGGCCAAGTATCTGTGCACCAACGCGGCC
The window above is part of the Candidatus Roseilinea sp. genome. Proteins encoded here:
- the ydbM gene encoding putative acyl-CoA dehydrogenase YdbM, with translation MACVDQLAEAFAVRADRHDREGSFAFENVADMRAAGLPRLPVPVALGGDGFNLFQCVCVLQHLARADASTALGLAMHFHVVGSLAEHCTWPETAYARLCEEIVRDGALVNSAASEPEMGSPSRGGLPATTATRVAGGFRLNGRKSWVTYAPALRYFLVTATLDDGIGVFAVANDSPGLTLVDNWGSSLSLRASGSFDVLLEDVFVPECWHVEQRAPGQARRGGLPAGWATCAFAAVYLGVGEGALHALACYARQRTPTALGKPIAELPHIQRGIGQMDVALRAARAVLYAATRTWSEQPTLRAKMEAELAAAKYLCTNAAIAATDTALRTAGAGGLDRRLPLERHFRDARAGLMHPPQDDRALELIGRAAIAQCER
- a CDS encoding glucose-1-phosphate thymidylyltransferase; translation: MKGLILSGGKGTRLRPLTFTSAKQLIPLANKPVLFRVIQAIRDAGIEDIGIVIAPETGAEIRSVVGDGSRWNARITYILQDEPRGLAHAVKISRDFIGDSRFVMFLGDNCIQGGIHRLIEQYAASDYNSQIVLTRVADPRQYGVAVLRTDGSIERLIEKPKDPPSNLALVGVYMFDKHVFEAVEAIKPSWRNELEITDAIQWLVTHGYRVYPYVHTGWWVDTGKREDMLEANALVLEELTPRCEGEVDELSIVDSRVTLEKGARIVNSVVRGPTIIGENTHITNSYIGPFTSIDRDCMIENAEIERSIVLEGCRIEHVPARIHDSLIGRRSVITHASAKPNGYRLLLGDYSQAGLL